In Amycolatopsis methanolica 239, a single genomic region encodes these proteins:
- a CDS encoding cytochrome P450, protein MATPLIPAGFDFTDPDLIAARLPLEEFAELRKTAPVWWNAQPHNRAGFRDDGFWVVTRHEDVKTVSKDSELYSSQEKLAIIRFDENMTDEGLDANRLVLLNMDAPQHTKLRRIVSKGFTPRSIARLEDTLRDRAARIVHEAKKKGSGDFVEDVACELPLQAIAELIGIPQEDRRKIFDWSNQMIGYDDPEYDIEPIAASAELVGYAWNMAEERRRCPMDDIVTKLVQADVDGESLSSEEFGFFVILLSVAGNETTRNAITHGMKAMLDHPDQWELYREQRPKTAPDEIVRWATPVIAFQRTATADTELGGQHIRKGDRVGMFYSSANFDPEVFDEPEKFDVLRDPNPHVGFGGTGSHYCLGANLARLEIDLIFNAIADEMPGIREIAPPERLRSGWLNGIKHYRVAYE, encoded by the coding sequence GTGGCCACGCCCCTGATCCCCGCCGGCTTCGATTTCACCGACCCCGACCTGATCGCGGCAAGGCTTCCGCTGGAGGAGTTCGCCGAGCTCCGCAAGACCGCGCCGGTCTGGTGGAACGCGCAGCCGCACAACCGCGCGGGCTTCCGCGACGACGGGTTCTGGGTCGTCACCCGGCACGAAGACGTCAAGACCGTGTCGAAGGACAGCGAGCTCTACTCCTCGCAGGAGAAGCTCGCGATCATCCGGTTCGACGAGAACATGACCGACGAGGGGCTCGACGCGAACCGCCTCGTCCTGCTCAACATGGACGCGCCCCAGCACACCAAGCTGCGCCGCATAGTGTCGAAGGGCTTCACGCCCCGCTCGATCGCCCGCCTGGAGGACACGCTCCGCGACCGCGCCGCGCGCATCGTGCACGAGGCGAAGAAGAAGGGCTCCGGCGACTTCGTCGAGGACGTCGCGTGCGAACTCCCGCTGCAGGCCATCGCCGAGCTGATCGGCATCCCGCAGGAGGACCGCCGCAAGATCTTCGACTGGTCCAACCAGATGATCGGCTACGACGACCCGGAGTACGACATCGAACCGATCGCCGCCTCCGCCGAACTCGTCGGCTACGCGTGGAACATGGCCGAGGAGCGCCGGAGGTGCCCGATGGACGACATCGTCACCAAGCTCGTCCAGGCCGATGTGGACGGTGAGTCGCTCAGCTCGGAGGAGTTCGGCTTCTTCGTCATCCTGCTGTCGGTGGCGGGCAACGAGACCACCCGCAACGCCATCACCCACGGCATGAAGGCCATGCTCGACCACCCCGACCAGTGGGAGCTCTACCGCGAGCAGCGGCCGAAGACCGCGCCGGACGAGATCGTCCGCTGGGCCACCCCGGTGATCGCCTTCCAGCGCACCGCGACCGCCGACACCGAGCTCGGCGGCCAGCACATCCGCAAGGGCGACCGCGTCGGCATGTTCTACAGCTCGGCCAACTTCGACCCCGAGGTATTCGACGAGCCCGAGAAGTTCGACGTGCTGCGGGATCCGAACCCGCACGTCGGCTTCGGCGGCACCGGCTCGCACTACTGCCTCGGGGCGAATCTCGCGCGCCTGGAGATCGACCTGATCTTCAACGCCATCGCCGACGAAATGCCTGGTATCCGCGAGATCGCGCCGCCGGAGCGGTTGCGTTCGGGCTGGCTCAACGGCATCAAGCACTACCGGGTCGCCTACGAATAG
- a CDS encoding steroid 3-ketoacyl-CoA thiolase, which translates to MGEPVIVEAVRTPIGKRRGWLAGLHAAELLGVAQRALVERAGLDAAIVEQVIGGCVTQAGEQSGNVTRTAWLHAGLPATTGATTIDAQCGSAQQAAHLVAGLIAAGAIDVGIACGVEAMSRIPLGANRGVDAGAPKPGSWAIDMPNQYGAAERIALRRGITREDVDRFGVASQTKAATAWAQGRFDREVAPAKAPVLDAEGRPTGETRLVARDQGLRETTLDGLARLKPVLDGGVHTAGTSSQISDGAAAVLIMDSARAASLGLRARARIRAQALVGAEPYYHLDGPVQATSRVLSRAGMAVGDLDLFEVNEAFSSVVLSWQQVHSPDPERVNVNGGAIALGHPVGSTGARLLTTALHELERRDGTTALVTMCAGGALSTATILERL; encoded by the coding sequence GTGGGTGAACCCGTCATCGTCGAGGCCGTACGGACCCCGATCGGGAAGCGGCGTGGCTGGCTGGCCGGGTTGCACGCGGCCGAGCTGCTGGGCGTGGCGCAGCGGGCGCTGGTCGAGCGGGCCGGGTTGGACGCCGCGATCGTGGAACAGGTTATCGGCGGTTGCGTGACGCAGGCGGGTGAGCAGTCGGGCAACGTGACGCGCACGGCGTGGCTGCACGCCGGCCTGCCCGCGACGACCGGCGCGACGACGATCGACGCGCAGTGCGGGTCGGCCCAGCAGGCCGCGCACCTGGTCGCCGGGTTGATCGCGGCAGGTGCGATCGACGTCGGCATCGCGTGCGGGGTGGAGGCGATGAGCCGCATCCCGCTGGGCGCGAACCGCGGCGTGGACGCGGGCGCGCCGAAGCCCGGCTCGTGGGCGATCGACATGCCCAACCAGTACGGCGCGGCGGAGCGGATCGCCCTGCGGCGTGGCATCACCCGGGAGGACGTCGACCGGTTCGGGGTGGCGTCGCAGACCAAAGCGGCGACGGCGTGGGCGCAGGGCCGGTTCGACCGCGAGGTGGCGCCGGCGAAGGCGCCGGTGCTCGACGCGGAGGGCAGGCCGACCGGGGAGACCCGGCTGGTGGCCCGCGACCAGGGCCTGCGCGAGACCACGCTGGATGGGCTGGCCCGGTTGAAGCCCGTGCTCGACGGCGGTGTGCACACGGCGGGCACGTCGTCCCAGATCTCCGACGGCGCGGCGGCCGTGCTGATCATGGACTCCGCACGGGCGGCGTCGCTGGGCCTGCGCGCCCGGGCGCGGATCCGCGCGCAGGCGCTGGTCGGCGCCGAGCCGTACTACCACCTGGACGGCCCGGTGCAGGCGACGTCGCGGGTGCTGTCGCGCGCCGGGATGGCGGTCGGCGATCTCGATCTGTTCGAGGTCAACGAAGCGTTCTCCTCGGTGGTGCTGTCGTGGCAGCAGGTGCACTCGCCGGATCCCGAGCGGGTGAACGTCAACGGCGGCGCCATCGCACTGGGGCACCCAGTGGGCAGCACCGGCGCCCGCCTGTTGACGACGGCCCTGCACGAGCTGGAACGCCGCGACGGTACGACCGCCCTGGTGACCATGTGCGCCGGCGGAGCACTCTCCACGGCCACCATCCTGGAGCGGCTGTAG
- a CDS encoding pyridoxamine 5'-phosphate oxidase family protein: MTNWREFEEQAPALAAVVRERLTAAETHVLATLRRDGSPRVSGTEVDFHGPDLFIGSMWGARKAHDLRRDGRFALHAHPSAEGDAKLSGVAIEVTEKAVLDAVQGDMQPSHLFRLDLQQSVLTTVEGDKLVATTWWPGREVVRFERK, translated from the coding sequence GTGACCAACTGGAGGGAATTCGAAGAGCAAGCGCCGGCGCTGGCGGCGGTGGTGCGTGAGCGGTTGACGGCGGCGGAGACGCACGTGCTGGCGACTCTGCGGCGGGACGGGTCGCCCCGGGTGAGCGGCACCGAGGTCGACTTCCACGGGCCCGATCTGTTCATCGGGTCGATGTGGGGCGCGCGCAAGGCGCACGACCTGCGGCGCGACGGCCGGTTCGCGTTGCACGCCCACCCATCCGCCGAGGGCGACGCGAAGCTGTCGGGGGTCGCGATAGAGGTCACCGAGAAGGCCGTCCTGGACGCCGTCCAGGGCGACATGCAACCGAGCCACCTCTTCCGGCTCGACCTCCAGCAGTCGGTGCTGACAACGGTCGAGGGCGACAAGCTGGTGGCGACCACCTGGTGGCCGGGCCGGGAGGTGGTGCGTTTCGAGCGCAAGTGA
- a CDS encoding class I SAM-dependent methyltransferase yields the protein MPDAIFAHPRLAPVYDTFDGERDDLDLYLSIADELKAEHVLDVGCGTGSLAVLLAATGRTVVGVDPAEASLAVARAKDPDGKITWIHGDATDLPPAAGDLAAMTGNVAQVFLTDEDWARTLAGIRTGLRPGGHFVFETRRPERRAWEDWAAATGPLVLDVPGAGRVERRMEVTDVSLPLVSFRFTYRFLADGEVVTSDSTLRFRERDEVEESLAAQGFRVADVRDTPDRPGMEFVFLAQRD from the coding sequence GTGCCCGACGCGATCTTCGCCCACCCCCGCCTCGCCCCGGTCTACGACACCTTCGACGGCGAGCGCGACGACCTCGACCTGTACCTGTCGATCGCCGACGAGCTCAAGGCCGAACACGTGCTGGACGTCGGTTGCGGCACGGGCAGCCTGGCCGTGCTCCTCGCCGCGACGGGCCGCACCGTGGTGGGCGTCGACCCGGCGGAGGCGTCGCTGGCGGTCGCGCGCGCGAAGGATCCGGACGGGAAGATCACCTGGATCCACGGCGACGCCACCGATCTGCCCCCGGCCGCCGGTGATCTCGCCGCCATGACGGGGAACGTCGCGCAGGTGTTCCTTACCGACGAAGACTGGGCCCGGACCCTCGCGGGCATCCGGACCGGGCTGCGGCCGGGCGGTCACTTCGTGTTCGAGACGCGCCGCCCGGAGCGGCGGGCCTGGGAGGACTGGGCCGCGGCGACCGGCCCGCTGGTGCTCGACGTGCCCGGCGCCGGCCGCGTGGAGCGACGCATGGAAGTCACGGACGTCAGCCTGCCGCTGGTGTCGTTCCGCTTCACGTACCGGTTCCTGGCCGACGGCGAAGTGGTCACCTCGGACTCCACGCTGCGGTTCCGTGAGCGCGACGAGGTCGAGGAAAGCCTTGCCGCACAAGGATTCCGCGTGGCCGACGTGCGGGACACCCCGGACCGGCCCGGCATGGAGTTCGTGTTCCTGGCGCAGCGGGACTAG
- a CDS encoding LysR family transcriptional regulator → MELRALRYFVTVADELHFGRAAERLHIAQPAVSRRIAALERELGVRLLDRSPRRVRLTEAGRRVLAAAREALAAVDRVRVAARECAGVMRIGTGAGQFTARLERGIDALRERPRDSTSCSSTCR, encoded by the coding sequence GTGGAACTACGGGCGTTGCGGTACTTCGTCACGGTCGCGGACGAGCTGCACTTCGGACGGGCCGCCGAGCGGCTGCACATCGCTCAGCCGGCGGTCAGCAGGCGGATCGCGGCACTGGAGCGCGAGCTGGGGGTCCGCCTGTTGGACCGCTCACCGCGCCGCGTCCGGCTGACCGAGGCGGGACGCCGGGTGCTCGCCGCCGCGCGGGAGGCGCTCGCGGCCGTCGATCGGGTTCGGGTCGCGGCACGCGAGTGTGCAGGTGTCATGCGCATCGGGACCGGCGCCGGGCAGTTCACCGCCCGGCTGGAACGCGGGATCGACGCGTTGCGGGAAAGGCCCCGGGATTCGACGTCGTGCTCGTCGACCTGCCGCTGA
- a CDS encoding LysR family transcriptional regulator substrate-binding protein, translated as MLVDLPLTARLNALRQGEIDLALAREVRSAPGLRVLPTWTEALFAVVSTRQPAAGRAVVGVAELAAGPLKTSQDHDPSVLSALPDVGLQGPPAHRAGTVHDRIVEVGSDPRSWTVLPADQVIEIRSTRVRAIPLEPRTTIAGSVVVPGDLPCACAAAHVTAFGDGTAA; from the coding sequence GTGCTCGTCGACCTGCCGCTGACCGCTCGCTTGAACGCTCTGCGGCAGGGGGAGATCGACCTTGCCCTGGCAAGGGAGGTGCGTTCGGCGCCCGGGCTGCGGGTGTTGCCGACCTGGACCGAGGCCTTGTTCGCGGTCGTGTCGACCCGGCAGCCCGCCGCCGGCCGCGCGGTCGTCGGCGTTGCCGAACTGGCCGCCGGTCCCCTGAAGACTTCCCAGGACCACGACCCGTCGGTGCTCAGCGCGCTGCCCGACGTCGGACTCCAGGGACCACCGGCGCACCGCGCGGGGACGGTGCACGACAGGATCGTCGAGGTCGGCTCCGATCCGCGCAGCTGGACCGTGCTGCCCGCCGACCAGGTGATCGAGATCCGCTCCACCCGGGTGCGCGCGATCCCGCTCGAGCCGCGAACGACGATCGCGGGCAGCGTCGTCGTGCCGGGCGACCTCCCGTGCGCCTGCGCAGCAGCCCACGTGACGGCCTTCGGTGACGGCACGGCCGCCTGA
- a CDS encoding winged helix-turn-helix transcriptional regulator: MSCDAEHDQLVADVFARACTSRGVLEHVTGRWGTLALAALAEGPFRFNALRRKVDGVSEKMLAQTLQALERDGFVHREAEPTIPPRVEYSLTPLGAEVAGRLRELIELVEGRVAEVEAARRAYDDAKAAVAR; the protein is encoded by the coding sequence ATGAGTTGCGACGCCGAGCACGACCAGTTGGTCGCCGACGTCTTCGCACGCGCGTGCACGTCGCGCGGCGTGCTGGAGCACGTGACGGGGCGCTGGGGCACGCTCGCGCTGGCCGCGCTCGCCGAGGGGCCGTTCCGGTTCAACGCGTTGCGCCGCAAGGTCGACGGCGTCAGCGAGAAGATGCTGGCCCAGACGTTGCAGGCGCTCGAACGCGACGGTTTCGTGCACCGCGAGGCCGAGCCGACGATCCCACCGCGCGTCGAGTACAGCCTGACGCCGCTCGGCGCCGAGGTGGCCGGCCGGCTGCGGGAGTTGATCGAGCTGGTCGAGGGCCGGGTGGCGGAGGTCGAAGCCGCGCGCCGAGCCTACGACGATGCGAAGGCGGCCGTGGCGCGCTAG
- a CDS encoding SDR family oxidoreductase, whose translation MTIVVTGATGQLGRHVVAGLREKLPAGQIVAAVRSPEKAANLGVEVRKADYDRPETLATAFAGASKVLLISGNAVGHRVPQHQAVVDAAKAAGVTHLVYTSAPHADDTPLVLAPEHKATEEIIRASGVPFTILRNNWYTENYVQNAQQAIATGVLIGSAGAGRVASATRADFAAGAVAVLTGEGHEGKVYELGGDVAWTFDDLAGEISTIAGKEIRYRNLTADEHRAALVEAGLPAETAGFVVALDQNIAEGTLAEVTGELSALIGRPTTPLGEGLAAALKEA comes from the coding sequence ATGACCATCGTCGTCACCGGCGCCACCGGCCAGCTGGGCCGCCACGTCGTCGCCGGGTTGCGCGAAAAGCTGCCCGCCGGCCAGATCGTCGCCGCGGTGCGCAGCCCGGAGAAGGCCGCGAACCTGGGCGTCGAAGTGCGGAAAGCCGACTACGACCGGCCGGAGACGCTCGCGACGGCGTTCGCCGGCGCGAGCAAGGTGCTGCTGATCTCGGGCAACGCGGTGGGCCACCGGGTTCCGCAGCACCAGGCCGTGGTGGACGCCGCGAAGGCGGCCGGTGTCACGCACCTGGTCTACACGAGCGCGCCGCACGCGGACGACACCCCGCTGGTGCTGGCGCCCGAGCACAAGGCGACCGAGGAGATCATCCGCGCGTCCGGCGTGCCGTTCACGATCCTGCGCAACAACTGGTACACCGAGAACTACGTGCAGAACGCACAGCAGGCCATCGCGACCGGCGTGCTGATCGGCAGCGCCGGCGCGGGCCGGGTCGCGAGCGCCACGCGGGCCGACTTCGCCGCGGGCGCCGTGGCGGTCCTCACCGGCGAGGGGCACGAGGGCAAGGTGTACGAACTGGGCGGCGACGTCGCGTGGACGTTCGACGACCTCGCCGGCGAGATCTCCACCATCGCGGGCAAGGAGATCCGCTACCGCAACCTGACCGCCGACGAGCACCGCGCGGCGCTGGTCGAGGCCGGGCTGCCCGCGGAGACGGCCGGGTTCGTGGTGGCACTCGACCAGAACATCGCCGAGGGCACGCTCGCGGAGGTGACCGGCGAGCTGTCGGCGCTGATCGGGCGCCCGACGACCCCGCTGGGCGAAGGTCTTGCCGCTGCGCTGAAGGAAGCCTGA